A single genomic interval of Lathyrus oleraceus cultivar Zhongwan6 chromosome 7, CAAS_Psat_ZW6_1.0, whole genome shotgun sequence harbors:
- the LOC127102670 gene encoding two-component response regulator 24, which yields MDGITDHNGKQIMLSDSEDDDLPATPQRRIRALVVDTDDHLREIHADMLKRLGVETRSVKTGQEALEIIRYDEIYDLILLARHFPVIDGVQVTKMLRDMEYPATIVGVTRRLTESQWEEFFSAGLDDCIDYETPVSAKTLAFVVETTPRRQTWKLRNVYSTVYQSFLGPRPASGSGSGSSSTSRKD from the exons ATGGATGGTATAACTGATCACAACGGTAAACAAATAATGTTATCTGATAGTGAAGATGATGATCTTCCAGCAACCCCTCAAAGAAGAATAAGAGCACTTGTTGTGGACACTGACGACCACCTTCGAGAGATTCATGCAGATATGTTGAAAAGACTTGGTGTGGAAACTCGTTCAGTGAAAACTGGCCAAGAAGCTCTAGAAATAATTCGTTACGATGAAATCTATGACTTAATTCTCCTTGCTAGGCATTTTCCTGTCATTGATGGGGTTCAG GTGACGAAGATGCTGCGGGACATGGAGTACCCTGCAACGATTGTTGGGGTGACGCGTCGGCTTACAGAATCACAATGGGAAGAATTTTTTAGTGCAGGGCTAGATGATTGCATTGATTACGAGACACCTGTGAGCGCGAAAACGCTTGCATTCGTTGTTGAAACTACTCCCCGTCGCCAAACCTGGAAGCTAAGAAATGTTTATAGTACAGTTTACCAATCTTTTCTCGGTCCTCGTCCAGCTTCTGGTTCTGGTTCTGGTTCAAGTTCTACTTCTAGAAAAGATTAA